In Allomuricauda ruestringensis DSM 13258, the following proteins share a genomic window:
- the pnuC gene encoding nicotinamide riboside transporter PnuC produces the protein MEFLSQLTLLQWLGTIFGVVQVLLARQNNIHNYLFGIVAILISIWVLYRSQLYADILLNLYYLVMSVYGWFYWKMGKQKQETPISTSNRREHTIAGGIVLGCFVLMAYWLAQHTDSDVPYWDALVCAFAWAGMWLMAKRKIENWIYLNISNFISIPLLIYKELYIYAGLTAFLFAVAISGYIKWKKIIANERDGTYAGA, from the coding sequence ATGGAATTTCTTTCACAACTTACCTTATTGCAATGGCTGGGAACCATTTTTGGTGTGGTTCAGGTCCTTTTGGCCCGTCAGAACAATATTCATAACTACCTTTTTGGAATTGTTGCCATTTTGATCAGCATCTGGGTATTGTACCGATCCCAATTATATGCGGATATTTTACTCAACCTTTATTATTTGGTGATGAGTGTTTATGGTTGGTTTTATTGGAAGATGGGAAAACAAAAGCAAGAAACACCCATATCTACTTCCAACCGAAGGGAGCACACTATAGCAGGAGGAATTGTTTTGGGCTGTTTTGTGCTGATGGCCTATTGGTTGGCACAACACACGGATTCCGATGTCCCCTATTGGGATGCCTTGGTCTGTGCTTTTGCTTGGGCCGGTATGTGGTTGATGGCAAAACGAAAAATAGAAAACTGGATCTATTTGAACATTAGCAACTTTATATCCATTCCCTTGCTGATCTATAAGGAATTGTACATCTATGCAGGTTTGACGGCTTTTTTGTTCGCAGTGGCCATATCCGGGTATATCAAATGGAAAAAAATTATTGCAAATGAGCGTGATGGAACCTATGCAGGGGCTTAG
- a CDS encoding acyl-CoA dehydrogenase: protein MSVMEPMQGLSSLDFGKEAFSPEVLNWIAQEKLWNLWVPKSYGGLEMSLPEGLKKLRSLAKVDGSLGWTITLCSGANFFIGNLKKAVADEIFIDPEKPVCFGGSGGVFGTAEKKGEGYVISGTWKYATGAPYLTHFTLNAKIREDGKDVLQKDGTPLVRSFVLKKGEVQIIKDWNTMGLKATATDSFEVRSKWVHEKYSFVYNELHQPHSIFKIPFSIFADLTLWMNYIGMAAHFLEEALKISSKNLSVDKLQKVIQKADSLTMGYADQIQRKIDMGSELPNTMTDEIHQKALGSVRLLSDAIIRAYPLLGIAASKESHPLNQVFKDYFTATQHHIFR from the coding sequence ATGAGCGTGATGGAACCTATGCAGGGGCTTAGCAGTCTTGATTTTGGTAAAGAAGCATTCTCCCCTGAGGTGTTGAACTGGATTGCCCAAGAAAAACTCTGGAATCTATGGGTTCCCAAATCTTATGGCGGATTGGAAATGTCCCTTCCCGAAGGGCTGAAAAAATTACGGTCGCTGGCAAAGGTTGATGGAAGCTTGGGATGGACAATTACGCTGTGCAGTGGTGCGAATTTCTTTATTGGCAATCTAAAAAAAGCAGTGGCCGATGAAATTTTTATTGACCCAGAAAAGCCCGTATGCTTTGGGGGCAGTGGAGGGGTTTTTGGCACAGCTGAGAAAAAAGGCGAGGGCTATGTTATTTCGGGAACATGGAAATACGCCACTGGGGCACCTTACCTAACACACTTTACCTTAAATGCAAAGATTCGTGAAGATGGTAAAGATGTACTCCAGAAAGACGGTACTCCCTTGGTACGCTCCTTTGTACTCAAAAAGGGAGAGGTCCAAATTATCAAGGATTGGAACACTATGGGCTTAAAGGCCACTGCTACAGATTCTTTTGAGGTGCGATCCAAGTGGGTACATGAAAAATATAGTTTTGTATATAATGAGCTACACCAGCCCCATTCCATTTTTAAAATACCTTTTTCCATATTTGCTGATTTGACCTTATGGATGAACTATATAGGCATGGCAGCACATTTTTTGGAAGAGGCCCTAAAGATTTCCAGCAAAAACCTAAGTGTGGACAAACTCCAAAAAGTCATACAAAAAGCAGACTCACTAACTATGGGTTATGCCGATCAAATACAACGGAAGATCGATATGGGAAGTGAGTTGCCGAATACCATGACAGATGAAATACACCAAAAGGCCTTGGGTTCGGTACGGTTGTTATCTGATGCCATAATTAGGGCATATCCCTTGCTGGGTATTGCCGCCAGTAAAGAAAGCCATCCTTTGAACCAAGTGTTCAAGGATTATTTTACCGCTACCCAGCATCATATTTTTAGGTAG
- a CDS encoding glycoside hydrolase family 3 protein: MHSLKQNLRWGSLFLVTIFIGCSPKFTEEKKDSFNLVHNEDGATLGYSPDSKVSILTVDRLAFKDLNQNGTLDPYEDWRLPADERAHDLASKMSVEQIAGLMLYSAHQSIPGGGNSFFGAVTYNGKPYEESGAKPSDLSDAQKKFLLEDNLRHVLITSVESPGISAQWNNNAQTLVEGIGLGIPINTSSDPRHGSDSYAEFNAGAGGTISMWPSTLGLAASFDPSLMQQFGEIASKEYRALGIATALSPQIDLATEPRWSRFDGTMGEDPKLAADMARAYVEGFQASENGDWGKQSVNAMVKHWPGGGPEEGGRDGHFGYGSYAVYPGKNLEDHLKPFTEGAFDLEGPTEMATAVMPYYTISYNQDTKNGENVGNAYNKYLITDLLRGKYGYDGVVCTDWGITSDAPNVYEFRGKPWGVENLSVAERHYKIIEAGCDQFGGNNDMGPVIEAYQMGVEEHGEEYMRKRFETSAVRLLKNIFRTGLFENPYLDVSETEQIVGNAEFMEAGYNAQLKSVVMLKNSSETLPVQAKKKVYVPQRYVAPTVNWFGVATQERTEHPFNMEIVAKYFEVVDEPSDADFALVGIQSPNGDVGYDFADTEKGGNGYMPISLQYGTYTATHARETSLAAGSPLEDGITNRSYKGKTTTAVNISDMSLVTDTKRKMGDKPVVVIVKVSKPMVFAEIEPSADAILVHMGVQDQALMDIVSGKVEPSAMLPFQMPNDMITVESQFEDVPRDMEPYTDSNGNAYDFAFGLNWNGTIDDARVKEYK; the protein is encoded by the coding sequence ATGCATAGCTTAAAACAAAACCTTCGATGGGGCAGTCTGTTCTTAGTAACCATATTTATAGGGTGTAGCCCAAAATTTACCGAAGAAAAAAAGGATAGCTTCAACCTTGTTCACAATGAAGATGGAGCAACCCTTGGGTACAGCCCAGATTCGAAAGTATCCATTCTAACCGTTGACCGTTTGGCCTTTAAGGACCTGAACCAAAACGGTACTTTAGACCCTTATGAGGATTGGAGGCTCCCTGCCGATGAAAGAGCCCATGATCTTGCCTCAAAAATGAGTGTGGAGCAAATTGCCGGTTTAATGCTATACAGTGCCCACCAATCCATTCCCGGAGGGGGCAACAGTTTTTTCGGGGCCGTAACCTATAATGGAAAACCGTATGAAGAAAGCGGGGCCAAACCCAGTGACCTATCCGATGCACAAAAGAAATTTCTTTTAGAGGATAACTTACGCCATGTATTGATCACCAGTGTAGAATCCCCCGGAATATCGGCACAATGGAACAACAATGCCCAAACCTTGGTGGAAGGCATTGGATTGGGAATTCCCATAAATACCAGCTCAGATCCAAGACATGGCAGTGATTCTTACGCAGAATTTAATGCTGGTGCGGGTGGAACAATATCCATGTGGCCAAGCACCTTGGGATTGGCGGCCAGTTTTGACCCATCTTTAATGCAACAATTTGGCGAAATTGCTTCCAAGGAATACCGTGCCCTGGGAATTGCCACGGCACTTTCCCCACAAATAGATTTGGCAACAGAACCGCGCTGGTCCCGTTTTGATGGCACCATGGGCGAAGACCCAAAACTTGCTGCAGATATGGCGCGGGCTTATGTTGAAGGCTTCCAAGCTTCAGAAAATGGCGATTGGGGCAAGCAAAGTGTAAATGCCATGGTGAAACATTGGCCTGGTGGTGGTCCGGAAGAAGGTGGTCGAGATGGCCATTTTGGGTATGGATCCTATGCCGTTTACCCCGGGAAAAACCTAGAAGATCATTTAAAGCCGTTTACCGAAGGGGCCTTTGACTTGGAAGGCCCAACAGAAATGGCCACTGCCGTAATGCCTTACTATACTATTTCCTATAATCAGGATACCAAAAATGGAGAAAATGTGGGGAATGCCTATAACAAATACTTGATTACAGACCTGCTACGTGGCAAATACGGCTACGATGGTGTGGTGTGTACAGATTGGGGGATTACAAGCGATGCACCCAATGTATATGAATTTAGAGGCAAACCTTGGGGTGTTGAAAATTTGAGTGTTGCAGAAAGACATTATAAAATTATTGAAGCAGGTTGCGACCAATTTGGTGGCAACAACGATATGGGACCTGTTATCGAAGCCTATCAAATGGGCGTTGAGGAACATGGCGAGGAATACATGCGCAAACGTTTTGAGACTTCTGCCGTAAGGTTATTGAAGAATATCTTCAGGACAGGGTTGTTCGAAAATCCGTATTTGGATGTATCAGAAACAGAACAAATCGTGGGTAATGCCGAATTTATGGAAGCGGGTTACAATGCACAGCTCAAATCCGTAGTGATGTTGAAGAACAGTTCAGAAACCTTACCCGTGCAAGCCAAGAAAAAAGTATATGTACCCCAGCGCTATGTTGCCCCTACCGTTAACTGGTTTGGCGTAGCTACGCAAGAACGTACGGAGCATCCATTTAATATGGAAATAGTAGCCAAGTATTTCGAAGTTGTGGATGAGCCTAGTGATGCTGATTTTGCACTCGTAGGCATACAAAGTCCAAATGGTGATGTTGGATACGACTTTGCCGATACGGAAAAAGGAGGCAATGGATATATGCCAATAAGCTTGCAGTACGGAACCTATACTGCTACTCATGCCAGGGAAACCAGTTTAGCAGCAGGAAGCCCGCTTGAGGATGGTATAACAAACCGCTCTTACAAAGGCAAAACAACAACCGCTGTCAATATTTCAGACATGAGTTTGGTTACGGATACCAAAAGAAAAATGGGAGATAAACCCGTTGTTGTAATTGTTAAAGTATCCAAACCTATGGTTTTCGCTGAGATTGAGCCTTCAGCCGATGCTATTTTGGTACATATGGGCGTTCAGGACCAAGCATTAATGGATATTGTTTCCGGCAAAGTGGAACCCTCCGCCATGTTACCATTCCAAATGCCAAACGATATGATAACCGTTGAATCTCAATTTGAGGATGTGCCAAGGGACATGGAACCCTATACGGACTCCAATGGAAATGCGTACGATTTTGCTTTTGGGCTCAACTGGAACGGCACAATTGATGATGCACGGGTAAAAGAATATAAATGA
- a CDS encoding alpha/beta hydrolase, which produces MKTFLKLILVICTLQLTYAQTTKGTIVIDSIYSENLENNFDENPTREVGVYLPPNYDKGTQKYPVIYFLHGFYGDHNMLEPMKEILDFAIETKRIRPFILVIPNQKTTYEGSFYSNSGIFGNWEDFTVQDLVKYMDENYRTLAKKESRGITGHSMGGYGALNIAMKHPDVFNTVYAISPGALAIVREYGPNSNTFKELSEISTYEALEKTYFGKVMVAFARSWSPNPNNPPFYGDFPFGYKDGELVIHQETLKKWHDNMPFYNLENYIDNLKSLKAIKMDWGRNAGERFTQQCKMFSIKLENLGIDHFAEEYIGTHVNNIYTKNGRLPQQVLPFFEYYLEFED; this is translated from the coding sequence ATGAAAACATTCTTAAAATTGATATTGGTCATTTGTACCCTTCAGTTGACCTATGCGCAAACCACAAAGGGAACCATAGTAATTGATTCCATTTACTCTGAGAATTTGGAAAATAATTTTGATGAAAACCCTACTCGCGAAGTTGGGGTTTATCTTCCTCCCAACTATGACAAGGGAACTCAAAAATATCCCGTAATTTATTTTTTGCACGGCTTTTATGGCGACCACAACATGTTGGAGCCCATGAAGGAAATCTTGGATTTTGCCATAGAGACCAAACGAATTCGACCTTTTATTTTGGTGATTCCCAACCAAAAAACCACCTACGAGGGGAGTTTTTACTCCAATTCTGGCATTTTTGGAAATTGGGAGGACTTTACCGTACAAGATTTGGTGAAATACATGGACGAAAATTACCGCACGCTGGCCAAAAAAGAAAGTCGCGGCATTACAGGCCACAGCATGGGCGGTTATGGTGCTTTGAACATCGCCATGAAACATCCAGATGTTTTCAATACCGTTTATGCCATCAGCCCCGGAGCTTTGGCCATAGTTCGTGAGTACGGACCGAACAGCAATACCTTTAAAGAGCTTTCGGAAATATCGACCTACGAAGCATTGGAAAAAACATATTTTGGCAAAGTCATGGTAGCTTTTGCCCGTTCCTGGTCCCCCAACCCGAACAACCCTCCTTTTTACGGTGATTTTCCGTTTGGGTATAAAGATGGCGAGTTGGTCATACACCAAGAAACACTTAAAAAATGGCATGATAATATGCCTTTTTACAATCTCGAAAATTATATTGACAATCTAAAAAGCTTGAAAGCCATCAAAATGGATTGGGGCAGAAATGCAGGAGAACGATTTACACAGCAATGTAAAATGTTCAGTATAAAATTGGAAAACCTGGGTATTGACCATTTCGCTGAGGAATACATTGGAACCCATGTGAATAATATCTATACAAAAAATGGCCGTTTGCCCCAACAAGTGTTGCCTTTTTTTGAGTATTATCTTGAGTTCGAAGATTAA
- a CDS encoding acyclic terpene utilization AtuA family protein has product MKKTIRIGTGAGYSGDRIEPAVDLIKEGDLDYIIFECLAERTIALAQLQKIQNKELGYDPLLEDRMKACLPYCVSNNVKLISNMGAANPVAAAKKTAKIANELGLRTIKIAAVFGDDVKSLLDFETQTLLESGESLSVLDDKIISANAYLGVEGILSALTDGADIILTGRVADPALFLAPIIHEFDWSLSDYPLLGKGTALGHLMECAGQVCGGYFADGVKKQVPNLGSLGFPIAEINEEGSFFITKLRDSGGMVTPATCKEQLLYEVHDPSEYLTPNVIADFSSISFKEMEKDKVEVSGATGKPLTGKLKVSVGYHDGYMADAQISYGGSHVLERAKLAIEIIKERLRSMDLEVEDILFDLIGVNSLFKGNETKASPTEVRLRVAAKTKSRKEAAQLVNELETLYTNGPAAGGGVSKTVTEIIAIQSVLIDKARVAPAVEYFKS; this is encoded by the coding sequence ATGAAAAAAACAATTCGCATAGGAACAGGAGCTGGCTATTCGGGAGATCGAATTGAACCTGCTGTAGACTTAATAAAAGAGGGGGATTTGGATTATATCATCTTCGAATGTCTTGCAGAACGCACCATTGCCTTGGCCCAATTGCAGAAAATACAAAACAAAGAGCTTGGTTATGATCCTTTATTGGAGGACCGCATGAAAGCCTGTTTACCTTATTGCGTTTCAAACAATGTAAAACTTATCAGCAATATGGGCGCCGCCAATCCTGTTGCTGCGGCTAAAAAAACGGCCAAAATAGCCAATGAATTGGGTTTAAGAACCATCAAAATAGCTGCCGTGTTTGGTGATGACGTAAAATCATTACTGGATTTTGAAACACAGACCTTATTGGAAAGTGGCGAATCCTTATCCGTTTTGGACGATAAAATCATTTCTGCCAATGCCTATTTGGGGGTGGAAGGAATTTTATCGGCGCTCACGGATGGGGCAGACATTATCCTAACTGGCAGAGTGGCCGACCCCGCCCTATTTTTGGCTCCTATTATACACGAATTTGATTGGTCCCTCAGCGATTACCCTCTTTTGGGCAAAGGAACTGCCTTGGGTCATTTAATGGAATGTGCCGGTCAAGTATGCGGTGGTTATTTTGCCGACGGAGTTAAAAAACAAGTTCCCAATTTAGGAAGTCTAGGATTCCCTATTGCAGAAATCAACGAAGAGGGCTCCTTCTTTATCACCAAATTAAGGGATTCTGGCGGTATGGTAACCCCTGCAACCTGCAAAGAACAATTGCTGTACGAGGTACATGACCCATCGGAATACCTAACTCCCAATGTTATTGCCGATTTTTCCAGCATCAGTTTTAAGGAAATGGAAAAAGATAAAGTAGAAGTTTCTGGAGCTACGGGAAAACCTTTGACCGGAAAATTAAAAGTGTCCGTCGGCTATCATGATGGTTATATGGCAGATGCCCAAATAAGTTATGGTGGAAGTCATGTATTGGAACGGGCCAAATTGGCGATTGAAATCATCAAAGAAAGATTACGATCCATGGATTTGGAAGTGGAGGATATCCTTTTTGACCTAATTGGGGTCAACAGTCTTTTTAAAGGGAATGAAACCAAAGCAAGCCCTACGGAAGTTCGATTGCGAGTAGCCGCTAAAACAAAAAGCAGAAAAGAGGCCGCACAGTTGGTCAATGAACTGGAAACACTGTACACCAATGGTCCGGCAGCTGGAGGCGGTGTTAGCAAAACGGTCACAGAAATCATTGCCATCCAATCTGTCCTAATTGATAAAGCTAGGGTAGCTCCCGCAGTTGAATACTTTAAAAGCTAA
- a CDS encoding CitMHS family transporter: MLLTSLLIIIVLLVLILTKKMSAMAALILVPVVGALLAGFGWETFDFALEGIKSIAPVVAMFVFAILFFGILTDAGMFNPIINTILKWVGTNPTLIAIGTALLAMTVHFDGSGATTFLIVIPAILPLYEKLQMDRRVLACVVSLAAGTMNMLPWGGPTIRAASALNLSVAEIYSPIMLPQICGLLFVVFIAWRLGKKESRRLNIQKNTVAKEEIKAMETDVPTMPSKTRNFWLNVIITILALAFLISGTVPPALVFMIGTVLVLMLNFPSLEKQKDLIFSHSRAAILMASILLAAGVFTGIMKESGMIANMAESAVDVIPTAAGERLPLILAVLSMPLSFLFDPNSFYFGFLPILAQTGNEFGIASATMGQAAIMGQMTTGFPLSPLTSATFLLIGLAKVDLADHQKFTFKYAFLTTLVMTLVSVLIGVIPI, encoded by the coding sequence TTGCTTCTAACCAGTCTGCTCATCATCATTGTTTTATTGGTACTTATCCTAACAAAAAAAATGAGTGCCATGGCTGCCCTGATTTTGGTACCCGTAGTAGGTGCTTTACTTGCTGGATTTGGCTGGGAAACGTTTGATTTTGCGTTGGAAGGAATCAAAAGCATTGCCCCTGTTGTGGCCATGTTCGTATTTGCTATCCTATTTTTTGGGATCCTGACCGATGCGGGAATGTTCAATCCCATTATAAACACCATTTTAAAATGGGTGGGCACCAACCCAACCTTAATTGCCATTGGCACTGCCTTGTTGGCCATGACCGTACATTTTGATGGCTCGGGGGCCACCACCTTTTTAATTGTAATTCCTGCCATATTGCCCCTTTATGAAAAACTCCAAATGGATCGTCGCGTTTTGGCTTGCGTCGTATCCTTGGCAGCAGGCACCATGAACATGCTTCCATGGGGCGGCCCAACCATCCGTGCAGCCTCAGCACTCAACTTAAGTGTGGCCGAGATATATTCCCCTATTATGCTACCACAGATTTGTGGACTTTTATTTGTTGTTTTTATTGCCTGGCGGTTGGGCAAGAAAGAATCCAGACGCCTCAATATTCAAAAAAATACAGTTGCCAAGGAAGAAATTAAAGCCATGGAGACAGATGTGCCGACCATGCCTTCCAAAACCAGAAACTTTTGGCTCAATGTCATCATAACCATTTTGGCACTTGCCTTTTTAATTTCAGGTACCGTTCCTCCCGCCCTGGTTTTTATGATCGGAACAGTCTTGGTTTTGATGTTGAACTTTCCAAGTCTGGAAAAACAAAAAGATTTAATTTTTTCTCATTCAAGAGCCGCTATTTTGATGGCTTCCATATTGTTGGCCGCTGGCGTTTTTACAGGAATTATGAAAGAATCGGGCATGATAGCCAACATGGCCGAAAGTGCCGTGGACGTTATTCCGACCGCTGCAGGTGAAAGATTACCGCTTATTCTTGCGGTGCTGAGTATGCCACTCAGCTTTTTGTTCGACCCTAATTCGTTCTATTTTGGATTTTTGCCCATATTGGCACAAACGGGCAACGAATTTGGTATAGCCTCTGCAACCATGGGGCAAGCAGCCATCATGGGACAGATGACCACGGGCTTCCCTTTAAGTCCCTTGACGTCCGCAACCTTTTTATTGATCGGTTTGGCAAAAGTTGATTTAGCGGACCATCAAAAGTTTACTTTTAAATACGCCTTTTTGACCACATTGGTCATGACATTGGTTTCAGTTTTAATTGGAGTGATTCCCATATAA
- a CDS encoding DUF1593 domain-containing protein, with protein sequence MTKFNLLLPLLFMSFSVMAQQDHKRTIVTTDGEIDDVDTFIRFLMYTNEFDTEGLIYSSSMWHWKGDGKGTTMVSEMEMTRNIYGERSELRWPGTTWIQELLAEYEKVHPNLVVHDKNYPSADELLALVKVGNIEFEGEMGKRTEGSKWIAKKLLDDDPREIFLQAWGGTNTIARALKSIEEDYSNHKDWEAIKEKVSEKAIIYTIMDQDATYKKYIGPNWPNIRVFYNANQFWCFAYPWKQVVPKSQQPYLEGSFMGPNIINNHGPLFTKYYSYGDGQKQEGDPNHFEGDISKIAPTERGNFSKYDFISEGDSPAFLHLVDVGLDNYEDPSRGGWSGRFEQSTENPYRYEDGEASADLNPETGEMDKSYPQTRWIKPMQLDFAARADWCIKPFEEANHPPKIKVAEGNSMTASPGQTIALNLSAEDVDEHPVYFKVWPYAEAGDGAATVELKTDMASVKIPKTAKNGEQYHIIVEGTDTGFPALTRYQRVIISIK encoded by the coding sequence ATGACAAAATTCAACCTTTTATTGCCACTCCTATTCATGTCTTTTTCCGTTATGGCGCAACAAGACCATAAACGAACCATTGTTACCACCGATGGTGAAATAGACGATGTGGACACCTTTATCCGTTTTTTGATGTACACCAACGAATTTGATACCGAAGGTTTAATTTATTCCAGTTCCATGTGGCATTGGAAAGGAGATGGAAAGGGAACCACCATGGTCTCCGAAATGGAAATGACCCGCAATATATATGGGGAACGCAGCGAATTGAGATGGCCAGGGACCACTTGGATACAGGAATTGTTGGCGGAATATGAAAAGGTACACCCAAACTTGGTCGTTCACGACAAAAATTACCCCTCTGCTGATGAGCTTTTGGCACTGGTAAAAGTAGGCAACATAGAGTTTGAGGGGGAAATGGGCAAACGTACCGAAGGTTCAAAATGGATAGCAAAAAAATTACTGGATGATGACCCGCGCGAAATTTTTCTTCAGGCCTGGGGCGGAACCAATACCATCGCCCGAGCCCTAAAATCCATAGAGGAGGACTATTCCAACCATAAAGATTGGGAAGCCATCAAGGAAAAAGTATCGGAAAAGGCCATTATCTATACCATTATGGACCAAGATGCCACCTACAAAAAATACATAGGGCCCAATTGGCCCAATATACGGGTCTTTTACAATGCCAACCAATTTTGGTGCTTTGCCTACCCATGGAAACAAGTGGTTCCCAAGAGCCAGCAACCCTATTTGGAAGGTAGTTTTATGGGGCCGAACATCATCAATAACCATGGTCCGTTGTTTACAAAATATTATTCCTACGGGGATGGGCAAAAACAAGAAGGAGATCCTAATCATTTTGAAGGGGATATTTCAAAAATTGCACCTACAGAGCGTGGCAATTTTTCCAAATACGATTTTATCTCCGAAGGAGATTCCCCTGCTTTTTTACATTTGGTGGATGTTGGACTGGATAACTACGAAGACCCGTCCCGAGGCGGTTGGAGCGGTCGTTTTGAGCAATCAACCGAAAATCCGTACCGATATGAAGATGGGGAAGCCTCGGCCGACCTAAATCCCGAAACGGGAGAAATGGACAAAAGCTATCCTCAGACCCGTTGGATAAAACCCATGCAACTCGATTTTGCCGCACGGGCGGATTGGTGCATCAAACCTTTTGAAGAAGCCAATCATCCACCAAAGATCAAAGTGGCCGAAGGAAATTCGATGACTGCAAGTCCAGGACAAACGATCGCTCTTAATCTTTCAGCAGAAGATGTTGACGAACACCCTGTTTATTTTAAGGTTTGGCCTTATGCCGAAGCTGGTGATGGGGCTGCGACCGTTGAATTAAAAACTGATATGGCATCGGTCAAAATTCCAAAGACAGCCAAAAATGGTGAACAGTACCACATCATTGTTGAAGGTACCGATACTGGCTTTCCTGCTTTGACCAGGTACCAAAGAGTTATCATTTCAATCAAATAA
- a CDS encoding Gfo/Idh/MocA family protein, with protein MDSKNFYINRRKFLTSTSAALALSSFGAYGMELMYSSKKWNVGLIGCGWYGVSDLFKLIQVANIEVVSLCDVDKKHLEEAAHLVSQRQKSGKKPRLYSDYRKMLAEKDLDIVLIGSPDHWHALQAIEAMEAGAHLYLQKPISLDVLEGEAILATARKLGKKVQVGTQRRSTPHLIEGKKNIIDAELLGKISHVEMCCYYHMRWNANPPVQQIPDHFDYDFWSGPAPLRPFVGLPHGRWRAFMEYGNGIVGDMCVHMLDAVRWMLGLGWPKKVSSTGGIYVQKDSIANISDTQTAIFEFEELNCVWQHRSWGNPTDPDYPWAFFIYGEKGTFKGSVFQYEFIPNDGKTIKKEVVYEREKYPGDLKEKDIELHTAPATRGHMLDLLDAIESDRFPVADVEQGHISTASCIMANLAMGLERPLVYNPQKRIIVDDAEASALLKHQYRGPWQHPSETIL; from the coding sequence ATGGATTCTAAAAATTTTTACATCAACCGAAGAAAATTTCTGACCAGCACCTCTGCTGCCTTGGCCTTATCATCATTTGGTGCGTATGGCATGGAATTGATGTATTCTTCGAAAAAGTGGAATGTAGGGCTAATAGGCTGTGGTTGGTACGGGGTAAGTGATTTGTTTAAACTGATTCAAGTAGCCAATATCGAAGTGGTATCACTCTGCGATGTGGACAAAAAACATCTGGAAGAAGCTGCACATTTGGTGTCCCAGCGACAAAAATCCGGTAAAAAGCCAAGATTGTACAGCGATTACCGTAAAATGCTGGCTGAAAAAGACTTGGATATTGTTCTTATCGGTTCCCCAGACCATTGGCATGCGCTACAAGCTATAGAAGCGATGGAGGCGGGCGCCCACCTCTATCTCCAAAAACCCATTAGCCTCGACGTTTTGGAAGGCGAAGCCATTTTGGCCACTGCCCGAAAATTGGGCAAAAAAGTACAAGTAGGCACCCAACGCAGAAGCACGCCCCACTTGATCGAGGGCAAGAAAAATATTATCGATGCCGAACTATTGGGAAAAATATCCCATGTAGAAATGTGCTGTTACTATCACATGCGTTGGAATGCCAATCCGCCAGTACAACAAATCCCCGATCATTTTGATTACGATTTTTGGTCCGGGCCCGCCCCGTTAAGGCCTTTTGTAGGCCTTCCGCACGGAAGATGGCGGGCATTTATGGAGTATGGTAACGGTATTGTGGGCGATATGTGCGTTCATATGCTGGATGCCGTTCGGTGGATGCTCGGCCTCGGATGGCCCAAAAAAGTCAGCTCAACCGGAGGGATTTACGTGCAAAAAGATTCCATAGCCAATATTTCCGACACACAAACCGCCATTTTCGAATTTGAAGAGCTCAATTGCGTATGGCAGCATCGTAGTTGGGGCAATCCCACGGACCCAGATTACCCTTGGGCATTTTTTATTTATGGCGAAAAAGGAACTTTTAAGGGAAGTGTGTTCCAATACGAGTTTATTCCCAACGATGGTAAAACCATTAAAAAGGAAGTGGTTTACGAGCGTGAAAAATATCCAGGGGATTTAAAGGAAAAGGATATCGAGCTCCATACCGCACCAGCTACACGGGGCCACATGTTGGATTTGTTGGATGCCATCGAAAGTGATAGATTTCCTGTTGCCGATGTAGAGCAGGGCCATATTTCCACAGCCAGTTGCATTATGGCCAACCTTGCCATGGGATTGGAACGCCCATTGGTTTATAATCCACAAAAAAGGATTATTGTTGATGATGCGGAAGCCTCTGCATTGCTCAAACACCAGTATCGAGGGCCATGGCAACATCCCTCGGAAACCATTTTATGA